A window from Quercus lobata isolate SW786 unplaced genomic scaffold, ValleyOak3.0 Primary Assembly Scq3eQI_351, whole genome shotgun sequence encodes these proteins:
- the LOC115973608 gene encoding heat stress transcription factor A-6b-like — protein MNPQGRVKVAFRGASSSFSGTPSSSMVQPPQPLEGIHETGPPPFLTKTYDIVEDSTTNHVVSWSRGNNSFVVWDPQAFAMILLPRYFKHNNFSSFVRQLNTYGFRKVDPDRWEFANEGFLRGQKHLLKNIRRRKTFQLQASQQALDSCVEVGRFGLDGEVDRLKRDRQVLMVELVKLRQQQQNTRTYIQSMEDRLRKTEGKQQQIMNFLARAIQTPNFLQQLVQQKERRKELQDAITKKRRRPIDQGPSDLEIGVLGQGGEGNFVKVEPHDFDDISEFEVSELDRLPMDMHGLSGSQKNPEEEHIEKGVEHESRDMFKDLDEGFWENLFNESIEEEIGIMGVDQEDDEDTGVLAEHMGYLASSPK, from the exons ATGAATCCTCAGGGCCGAGTGAAGGTAGCGTTTAGAGGAGCAAGCTCATCTTTTTCGGGCACGCCGTCCTCATCCATGGTTCAGCCTCCTCAACCGCTGGAGGGAATTCATGAAACGGGCCCTCCTCCTTTTCTTACCAAAACCTATGATATCGTTGAGGACTCGACCACAAATCATGTTGTTTCATGGAGTAGAGGGAACAACAGCTTTGTTGTGTGGGATCCTCAGGCATTTGCCATGATTCTTCTTCCCAGATACTTCAAGCACAACAATTTCTCTAGCTTTGTCAGGCAGCTCAACACTTAt GGCTTTAGGAAGGTTGATCCAGATAGATGGGAGTTTGCTAATGAAGGGTTTCTTAGAGGACAAAAGCATCTTTTAAAGAATATTAGGAGAAGGAAGACGTTTCAACTTCAGGCTTCGCAGCAGGCTCTGGACTCTTGTGTTGAAGTTGGAAGGTTTGGATTAGATGGAGAAGTTGATCGGTTGAAGCGTGACAGGCAGGTTCTAATGGTGGAACTGGTGAAGCTTAGACAGCAACAACAAAATACTAGAACTTACATCCAATCAATGGAGGATAGACTGAGAAAGACAGAAGGGAAACAGCAACAGATAATGAATTTCTTGGCAAGAGCAATTCAGACTCCCAACTTTTTACAACAATTAGTTCAGcagaaggaaagaagaaaggaaCTCCAAGATGCAATAACGAAGAAGAGAAGGCGACCTATTGATCAAGGGCCTAGTGACCTTGAAATTGGCGTTTTAGGCCAAGGTGGAGAAGGAAACTTTGTTAAAGTTGAGCCTCatgattttgatgatatttCTGAATTTGAAGTTTCAGAGCTGGACAGACTTCCTATGGACATGCATGGACTAAGTGGAAGCCAAAAAAACCCAGAGGAAGAACATATAGAGAAAGGAGTGGAACATGAAAGTAGAGATATGTTTAAGGACCTTGATGAGGGGTTTTGGGAAAATTTGTTCAACGAGAGtattgaagaagaaattggTATAATGGGTGTTGAtcaagaagatgatgaagataCAGGTGTGTTGGCTGAGCATATGGGCTACTTGGCGTCTAGTCCTAAATAA